The window CATCTAAAAATATTTTTTTAGCAAAAACCATATGATTTAATCCAGTAAATTCTACATAAATTCGACGTAAGTCTGCATCTAGTATTTTAGCAATTCCTTTTTCAATACCAATCGGTCCATTACATAATCCAACTACTTTTTTTAGATTACTATAACGTAATACAGCTTCAGTCACCATCCCCGCAGGATTCGTAAAATTCACTAACCACGCATCTGGACATAAACGTTCCATATCATTGCATATTTCTAAAATAACAGGAATTGTACGCAACCCTTTAAATAATCCACCAGGACCATTTGTTTCTTGTCCAATAGTATTGTACTTTAAAGGAATTCGCTCGTCCTTAGCTCGTGCAGCTAGTTGACCAACGCGAAATTGTGTTGTCACAAAATCTGCATCCTTCAAAGCTGCTGCTCGATCTAGCGTTAAAACAATCTTAATTGGTACATTTGCATTTTCAACCATTCGTTTAGCCAATGCTCCAACTATTGCTAATTTCTCTTTTCCTGCTTCAATATCTACCAACCAAATTTCAGAAATTGGCAATTCTTGATACCGTTTAATAAAGCCTTCAATTAATTCAGGCGTATAGCTTGAGCCTCCACCAATTGTTGCGATTTTCAATCCTTTTCCCATGTTAGTTCCTCCTTATGAATATAGCGCTTTCTTATCAACACTTTCAGTATAATCATAATCTATCTTTTTAACAGATTATTTAGAAAAGTAGGAACCCATCTGAACAGTGGGAACTTGTTCCAAATCTGGTACGTATTGTAACAGCAGATTGAATTATGGTATGATGTAGCTAATTACAATAGGAGGTACAACCATGCTATTTCTTGATAGAACCCCTGATTTAACTCCATTTGACTTAGATATTTATAAATACATTTCAGATAATTTAGAGCAAGTCTCTTACATGCGTATTCGTGATTTAGCAGCTGTCACTCATACTAGTCCGACAAGTATTTTACGCTTTTGTAAAAAATTTGATTGCAGTGGCTTTGCTGAATTCCGAATTAAACTTCAACTTTATTTAAAAGAACGTAAAGCCGAACAAGAAGTTGTAGCTGTAGATGAAACTGCTTATATGGATTTTTTAGCCCGTAGCACCCAACCGCTTTATCGTGAAAAAATAAAAGAAGCCGTGACCTTATTAAAAGACAAAGAATTGGTTTTATTCATTGGACTAGGTTCATCAAATATCATGGCTGAATACGGTGCTTTATATTTTTCATCAATCTTTACTATCGCTCTGCGTATTGAAGATCCCTCTAACTATCCAATTGATTTTTTATCTAAAAACTTATCTGATAAAATTTGCATCATAGCATTGTCTGTTTCTGGTGAAACCGCAGAGATTATTAGTTATTTAAATCATTTAAATTTCAGCAATAGCTCCATTATTTCCATTACGAATAGCTCTAAGTCTACCATTGCTCAACTGGCAGATGTAAATATTCCTTATTACATCGCTCGGGAATCTATGCAAGGCGCTGATATCACCTCGCAATTGCCAGCACTTTATACCATTGAATATTTAGCCAAAGAAGTTCGACTAGCTTTTAAAAATAAAGACAACTAAAAAAAGCATTCTACCTCAATTAAGATGAGGCAGAACGCTTTAATTTATGTTTATTTTTTTGAT is drawn from Carnobacterium gallinarum DSM 4847 and contains these coding sequences:
- a CDS encoding MurR/RpiR family transcriptional regulator, translating into MLFLDRTPDLTPFDLDIYKYISDNLEQVSYMRIRDLAAVTHTSPTSILRFCKKFDCSGFAEFRIKLQLYLKERKAEQEVVAVDETAYMDFLARSTQPLYREKIKEAVTLLKDKELVLFIGLGSSNIMAEYGALYFSSIFTIALRIEDPSNYPIDFLSKNLSDKICIIALSVSGETAEIISYLNHLNFSNSSIISITNSSKSTIAQLADVNIPYYIARESMQGADITSQLPALYTIEYLAKEVRLAFKNKDN